One Mugil cephalus isolate CIBA_MC_2020 chromosome 10, CIBA_Mcephalus_1.1, whole genome shotgun sequence genomic window carries:
- the tnnt3a gene encoding troponin T type 3a (skeletal, fast) isoform X4, which produces MSDTEEVDQVEEYDEEKPKFKPSAPKIPDGEKVDFDDIQKKRQNKDLIELQGLIDAHFECRKKEEEELIALKERIEKRRAERAEQQRVRAEKEKERQARREEERRIKEESDAKKKAEEEAKKKSALSNMGSNYSSHLQRADQKRGGKKETEREKKKKILAARRKALNIDHLNEDKLKDKINELHEWMCQLESEKFDHMERLKRQKYEVTTLRKRVEELSKFSKKGAAARRRK; this is translated from the exons ATGTCTGACACAGAGGAAGT TGATCAGGTCGAGG AATACGATG AGGAGAAGCCAAAGTTCAA GCCCAGTGCTCCCAAGATCCCCGATGGTGAGAAAGTGGACTTTGAT GACATCCAGAAGAAACGTCAGAACAAGGATCTGATTGAGCTGCAGGGCCTGATCGATGCTCACTTTGAAtgcaggaagaaggaggaggaggagctgatcGCACTCAAGGAGAGAATT GAGAAGCGTCGTGCTGAGAGGGCTGAGCAACAGAGGGTCCGTgctgagaaggagaaggagcgcCAGGCCAGACGTGAG GAGGAGAGGCGGATCAAGGAGGAATCTGACGCCAAGAagaaggcagaggaggaggctaAGAAGAAGTCGGCTCTGTCCAACATGGGCTCCAACTACAGCAGCCACCTGCAGAGa GCCGAccagaagagaggaggaaagaaagagactgagagagagaagaagaagaagatcttGGCCGCCAGACGCAAGGCGCTCAACATTGACCATCTGAACGAAGACAAGCTGAA GGATAAGATCAACGAGCTGCACGAATGGATGTGCCAGCTGGAGTCTGAGAAGTTCGACCACATGGAGAGACTGAAGAGGCAGAAGTACGAG GTTACAACCCTGCGTAAGAGAGTGGAGGAGCTCAGTAAATT CAGCAAGAAGGGAGCTGCTGCCCGCCGCAGAAAGTAG
- the tnnt3a gene encoding troponin T type 3a (skeletal, fast) isoform X1 yields the protein MSDTEEVDQVEEYDAVEEEVVEEVEVAPEAAPEPEPEPQPEPEPEPEPVVEPEPEPEPEPEPEEAAEEEEEKPKFKPSAPKIPDGEKVDFDDIQKKRQNKDLIELQGLIDAHFECRKKEEEELIALKERIEKRRAERAEQQRVRAEKEKERQARREEERRIKEESDAKKKAEEEAKKKSALSNMGSNYSSHLQRADQKRGGKKETEREKKKKILAARRKALNIDHLNEDKLKDKINELHEWMCQLESEKFDHMERLKRQKYEVTTLRKRVEELSKFSKKGAAARRRK from the exons ATGTCTGACACAGAGGAAGT TGATCAGGTCGAGG AATACGATG CTGTAGAAGAGGAGGTAGTAGAGGAAGTAGAGGTGGCCCCTGAGGCGGCCCCtgagccagagccagaaccacagccagagccagaaccagaaccagaaccagtggtagagccagaaccagaaccagagcctgagcctgagcctgaag AGGCCGCTGAAGAGGAAG AGGAGAAGCCAAAGTTCAA GCCCAGTGCTCCCAAGATCCCCGATGGTGAGAAAGTGGACTTTGAT GACATCCAGAAGAAACGTCAGAACAAGGATCTGATTGAGCTGCAGGGCCTGATCGATGCTCACTTTGAAtgcaggaagaaggaggaggaggagctgatcGCACTCAAGGAGAGAATT GAGAAGCGTCGTGCTGAGAGGGCTGAGCAACAGAGGGTCCGTgctgagaaggagaaggagcgcCAGGCCAGACGTGAG GAGGAGAGGCGGATCAAGGAGGAATCTGACGCCAAGAagaaggcagaggaggaggctaAGAAGAAGTCGGCTCTGTCCAACATGGGCTCCAACTACAGCAGCCACCTGCAGAGa GCCGAccagaagagaggaggaaagaaagagactgagagagagaagaagaagaagatcttGGCCGCCAGACGCAAGGCGCTCAACATTGACCATCTGAACGAAGACAAGCTGAA GGATAAGATCAACGAGCTGCACGAATGGATGTGCCAGCTGGAGTCTGAGAAGTTCGACCACATGGAGAGACTGAAGAGGCAGAAGTACGAG GTTACAACCCTGCGTAAGAGAGTGGAGGAGCTCAGTAAATT CAGCAAGAAGGGAGCTGCTGCCCGCCGCAGAAAGTAG
- the tnnt3a gene encoding troponin T type 3a (skeletal, fast) isoform X3: protein MSDTEEVDQVEEYDAVEEEVVEEVEVAPEAAPEPEPEPQPEPEPEPEPVVEPEPEPEPEPEPEEEKPKFKPSAPKIPDGEKVDFDDIQKKRQNKDLIELQGLIDAHFECRKKEEEELIALKERIEKRRAERAEQQRVRAEKEKERQARREEERRIKEESDAKKKAEEEAKKKSALSNMGSNYSSHLQRADQKRGGKKETEREKKKKILAARRKALNIDHLNEDKLKDKINELHEWMCQLESEKFDHMERLKRQKYEVTTLRKRVEELSKFSKKGAAARRRK, encoded by the exons ATGTCTGACACAGAGGAAGT TGATCAGGTCGAGG AATACGATG CTGTAGAAGAGGAGGTAGTAGAGGAAGTAGAGGTGGCCCCTGAGGCGGCCCCtgagccagagccagaaccacagccagagccagaaccagaaccagaaccagtggtagagccagaaccagaaccagagcctgagcctgagcctgaag AGGAGAAGCCAAAGTTCAA GCCCAGTGCTCCCAAGATCCCCGATGGTGAGAAAGTGGACTTTGAT GACATCCAGAAGAAACGTCAGAACAAGGATCTGATTGAGCTGCAGGGCCTGATCGATGCTCACTTTGAAtgcaggaagaaggaggaggaggagctgatcGCACTCAAGGAGAGAATT GAGAAGCGTCGTGCTGAGAGGGCTGAGCAACAGAGGGTCCGTgctgagaaggagaaggagcgcCAGGCCAGACGTGAG GAGGAGAGGCGGATCAAGGAGGAATCTGACGCCAAGAagaaggcagaggaggaggctaAGAAGAAGTCGGCTCTGTCCAACATGGGCTCCAACTACAGCAGCCACCTGCAGAGa GCCGAccagaagagaggaggaaagaaagagactgagagagagaagaagaagaagatcttGGCCGCCAGACGCAAGGCGCTCAACATTGACCATCTGAACGAAGACAAGCTGAA GGATAAGATCAACGAGCTGCACGAATGGATGTGCCAGCTGGAGTCTGAGAAGTTCGACCACATGGAGAGACTGAAGAGGCAGAAGTACGAG GTTACAACCCTGCGTAAGAGAGTGGAGGAGCTCAGTAAATT CAGCAAGAAGGGAGCTGCTGCCCGCCGCAGAAAGTAG
- the tnnt3a gene encoding troponin T type 3a (skeletal, fast) isoform X2, whose amino-acid sequence MSDTEEVDQVEAVEEEVVEEVEVAPEAAPEPEPEPQPEPEPEPEPVVEPEPEPEPEPEPEEAAEEEEEKPKFKPSAPKIPDGEKVDFDDIQKKRQNKDLIELQGLIDAHFECRKKEEEELIALKERIEKRRAERAEQQRVRAEKEKERQARREEERRIKEESDAKKKAEEEAKKKSALSNMGSNYSSHLQRADQKRGGKKETEREKKKKILAARRKALNIDHLNEDKLKDKINELHEWMCQLESEKFDHMERLKRQKYEVTTLRKRVEELSKFSKKGAAARRRK is encoded by the exons ATGTCTGACACAGAGGAAGT TGATCAGGTCGAGG CTGTAGAAGAGGAGGTAGTAGAGGAAGTAGAGGTGGCCCCTGAGGCGGCCCCtgagccagagccagaaccacagccagagccagaaccagaaccagaaccagtggtagagccagaaccagaaccagagcctgagcctgagcctgaag AGGCCGCTGAAGAGGAAG AGGAGAAGCCAAAGTTCAA GCCCAGTGCTCCCAAGATCCCCGATGGTGAGAAAGTGGACTTTGAT GACATCCAGAAGAAACGTCAGAACAAGGATCTGATTGAGCTGCAGGGCCTGATCGATGCTCACTTTGAAtgcaggaagaaggaggaggaggagctgatcGCACTCAAGGAGAGAATT GAGAAGCGTCGTGCTGAGAGGGCTGAGCAACAGAGGGTCCGTgctgagaaggagaaggagcgcCAGGCCAGACGTGAG GAGGAGAGGCGGATCAAGGAGGAATCTGACGCCAAGAagaaggcagaggaggaggctaAGAAGAAGTCGGCTCTGTCCAACATGGGCTCCAACTACAGCAGCCACCTGCAGAGa GCCGAccagaagagaggaggaaagaaagagactgagagagagaagaagaagaagatcttGGCCGCCAGACGCAAGGCGCTCAACATTGACCATCTGAACGAAGACAAGCTGAA GGATAAGATCAACGAGCTGCACGAATGGATGTGCCAGCTGGAGTCTGAGAAGTTCGACCACATGGAGAGACTGAAGAGGCAGAAGTACGAG GTTACAACCCTGCGTAAGAGAGTGGAGGAGCTCAGTAAATT CAGCAAGAAGGGAGCTGCTGCCCGCCGCAGAAAGTAG
- the tnnt3a gene encoding troponin T type 3a (skeletal, fast) isoform X5 — protein sequence MSDTEEVDQVEEEKPKFKPSAPKIPDGEKVDFDDIQKKRQNKDLIELQGLIDAHFECRKKEEEELIALKERIEKRRAERAEQQRVRAEKEKERQARREEERRIKEESDAKKKAEEEAKKKSALSNMGSNYSSHLQRADQKRGGKKETEREKKKKILAARRKALNIDHLNEDKLKDKINELHEWMCQLESEKFDHMERLKRQKYEVTTLRKRVEELSKFSKKGAAARRRK from the exons ATGTCTGACACAGAGGAAGT TGATCAGGTCGAGG AGGAGAAGCCAAAGTTCAA GCCCAGTGCTCCCAAGATCCCCGATGGTGAGAAAGTGGACTTTGAT GACATCCAGAAGAAACGTCAGAACAAGGATCTGATTGAGCTGCAGGGCCTGATCGATGCTCACTTTGAAtgcaggaagaaggaggaggaggagctgatcGCACTCAAGGAGAGAATT GAGAAGCGTCGTGCTGAGAGGGCTGAGCAACAGAGGGTCCGTgctgagaaggagaaggagcgcCAGGCCAGACGTGAG GAGGAGAGGCGGATCAAGGAGGAATCTGACGCCAAGAagaaggcagaggaggaggctaAGAAGAAGTCGGCTCTGTCCAACATGGGCTCCAACTACAGCAGCCACCTGCAGAGa GCCGAccagaagagaggaggaaagaaagagactgagagagagaagaagaagaagatcttGGCCGCCAGACGCAAGGCGCTCAACATTGACCATCTGAACGAAGACAAGCTGAA GGATAAGATCAACGAGCTGCACGAATGGATGTGCCAGCTGGAGTCTGAGAAGTTCGACCACATGGAGAGACTGAAGAGGCAGAAGTACGAG GTTACAACCCTGCGTAAGAGAGTGGAGGAGCTCAGTAAATT CAGCAAGAAGGGAGCTGCTGCCCGCCGCAGAAAGTAG